The Bacteroidetes bacterium SB0662_bin_6 genomic interval TTGTATGCCAGTTCCGCCATATAATAGCCATTACTATTATTATCGAGTATACGTCGGGCCACCTGGATACGAGCCCATTCTATGTATTTTCCAGGCGTTCTCCGCACATTGCTGCTTAACGCAACTTCGCTTGCAAATCGTTCATGGAATGCATGTGTCCGAATACGGCATTTCGTAATTACCTGCTGTACGGACAGGGAGCGCGATAATAGATTTTCATGGATATAATCGAGCGCGAGCAGGATATCAATCTTTTCTGCACGTGCTGCATCCGTTTTAAGGAATTCTTTGTAGGCTTTTCCTATTATGAGGTTTTCAAGTGATTCCTTGTCATTTTTTTGCGAATCCAAAATCTGGATGTTGTCAAGGCGAGTTAAATATTCCGGAATCATGTCGCTTGATAGTGTCTTTAGCGCTCAAGTATCGCTTCCAGCTGTTTTATGCCGGAGCCGATGTCGGCTTTCGCCCTTGATCTGCTGTCCTGGAGTTCTTCCAGGGGAACCTCATTATCGGGCTGGTCCTGTGAAGCTTGGTCCATTTTGTGCGCTGGCCGTGCGAGGTAATACTCGGCATTGTCCACGGCCTTGTTCGCCGCGGTCTCGATCTCTTCACTTGTCCAGTAGTCGCCAAGTACTTCAAGGGCACGGGCAACCTCTTCGGCATGCGGAGAGTTTGTTGCGACCAAAGCCTGTGTGTGGTGTGCTATTTGCGGCTTGATGGCCTCAGGGTTTTTGCTCTCTAACAATGCACTTAAAGCCGCATGAGATACCAACTGGGGTATGACTGTGCGCACGATCGGGTTCTGCGTATGCTCCGCCACGATCTTGTCAGCCTCTTTGCTCAGATATTCGGCAGTTATGTCTCCTGCGTGGTACTGTCTTGTCAGCTCACGCATTCTTGTCCCTGCCTCATTCATGGCATTAGCGATTTCCGCTCCCTGGGGTTTGTATCCCTGACTGTCCTCCGCTTTCACGACCATGGTCGAACTGAACGAAGCATCTGTGTTTCCAACCGGAGCCGGGGACGTAGAGTCCGTTGCGGTACCGCATCCTGCAAACAGGATTAGAGCTACAATGGCGGTAAGGTTCCTGGTTGTTTTCATGGCCATTTCCACCGGGTTTCGTGTTGGGTTGGGATTAACCCGTTGGGCCGGTTTGATAAAAATAGATCCATTGATTGGGGCCATCCTCGCACTCCCAGGAATAGCTGACAGTACCATCTCCGCTACTGTAACTGCGAACGGAGCATCCGTACCGCAAGGCCAATCCTATAGCAACTATGCCCACTACGGCGGCGGCGGTAGCAGACAGCACGACCCAGCGCCGGCGGACGAGGCGAAGCAGCGGCCGTAACGGTATCCTTTCCTCCCGGATTTCACGAGACCCGGCCCGGGCATGGGCGCTGAGAAACGCTCCTATCCGGTCGCGTCGATTTGCATCGATGCCGGGCCACGTAGAATCGTCCCGGACGGTTGCCCAGGTCGCTGTGAGTTCGGAACGTTCGTCTTCTTCGAGGGGCTCGAGGGCGTCCCGAACCGGGTCGGAGGACGGGGGCTTGTGCGCTGTCATGGCATGTATTCGTTTAATCCATAGGCCTGGAGCTTACCGCGAAGAAACCGAAGTCCTTCCACCAGATGGTTGTTGACGGTCTTGCCGGAGATTGCCAGAACATCGGCTATCTCCTGGTGGGACATGCATCCGACACGGCTCAACTGAAACACTTCCCGGCGGCGTGGAGGCATC includes:
- a CDS encoding helix-turn-helix transcriptional regulator, with protein sequence MIPEYLTRLDNIQILDSQKNDKESLENLIIGKAYKEFLKTDAARAEKIDILLALDYIHENLLSRSLSVQQVITKCRIRTHAFHERFASEVALSSNVRRTPGKYIEWARIQVARRILDNNSNGYYMAELAYKVGFASYPSFYRACRKHLGCKPSDILGMSSTAAN